A section of the Amycolatopsis sp. AA4 genome encodes:
- a CDS encoding antibiotic biosynthesis monooxygenase has translation MAVVKINAIEVPEGAGPELEKRFAARLHSVDNQEGFLGFELLRPVAGETRYFVYTKWETEEHYQAWAKGPAREAHAGERQKPVASGANLLEFEVVQASKPGE, from the coding sequence ATGGCAGTGGTCAAGATCAACGCAATCGAGGTCCCCGAAGGCGCCGGCCCGGAGTTGGAGAAGCGATTCGCCGCGCGGCTGCACTCCGTCGACAACCAGGAGGGGTTCCTCGGCTTCGAGTTGCTCCGCCCGGTCGCGGGCGAGACGCGCTACTTCGTGTACACGAAGTGGGAAACCGAGGAGCACTACCAGGCCTGGGCGAAGGGCCCGGCGCGCGAGGCGCACGCCGGCGAGCGCCAGAAGCCGGTGGCGAGCGGCGCGAATCTGCTGGAGTTCGAGGTCGTCCAGGCATCGAAGCCGGGTGAGTGA
- a CDS encoding Sir2 family NAD-dependent protein deacetylase gives MSDELARAAELIRGAGALLVCAGAGMGVDSGLPDFRGGEGFWRAYPPYAGLGLRFEELADPQHFASDPELAWGFYGHRLDLYRKTVPHRGFSLLLEWGLATPGGVRVFTSNVDGQFQAAGFPHVAEAHGSIHHLQCLAGCSREIWPAEGIAVDLDEATMRARPPLPSCPRCGSLARPNILMFGDFDWVPDRSQEQLDELTAWRRAHRDLVVVELGAGQAVPTVRRYSELASAATGALIRINPREPQIRHGRGISIAAGALETLVKLA, from the coding sequence GTGAGTGACGAACTCGCCCGCGCCGCCGAGCTGATCCGCGGCGCCGGCGCGCTGCTCGTGTGCGCCGGCGCCGGGATGGGCGTCGACTCCGGCCTGCCCGATTTCCGTGGCGGGGAAGGGTTTTGGCGGGCGTATCCGCCGTACGCCGGGCTCGGGCTGCGGTTCGAGGAGCTGGCCGACCCTCAGCATTTCGCCTCGGATCCGGAGCTGGCCTGGGGGTTCTACGGGCATCGGCTCGACCTGTACCGGAAAACGGTCCCGCACCGGGGGTTCAGCCTGCTGCTCGAATGGGGGCTTGCCACCCCGGGCGGTGTGCGCGTTTTCACGTCCAATGTGGACGGACAGTTCCAGGCGGCGGGATTTCCGCACGTCGCCGAGGCGCACGGGTCGATCCATCATCTGCAGTGCCTGGCGGGATGCTCGCGGGAGATCTGGCCGGCGGAGGGCATCGCGGTCGACCTGGACGAGGCGACGATGCGCGCCCGGCCGCCGCTGCCGTCGTGTCCGCGGTGCGGCAGCCTGGCCCGGCCCAACATCCTGATGTTCGGGGATTTCGACTGGGTGCCGGATCGCAGTCAGGAACAGCTGGACGAGCTGACGGCCTGGCGACGTGCGCATCGCGACCTGGTGGTGGTCGAACTCGGTGCCGGGCAAGCGGTTCCGACGGTACGGCGGTACTCCGAACTCGCCAGCGCGGCGACGGGTGCGCTGATCCGGATCAACCCGCGCGAACCGCAAATCCGGCATGGGCGC